One genomic window of Methanosarcina acetivorans C2A includes the following:
- a CDS encoding methanogenesis marker 8 protein: MPHIMEMMGKARVVVKDGKVMEVGAPEVEWCPLFVKLRGVQKMTPEEIRKNMEVRISELGMFTERRKLEFETTVVAFGASEVMMSGLKNGFLDTTVTACDGAGTVISSNPALVQGIGARMSGLIETEPIDAVIKGIEERGGTVLSPSTAAIDPAGGVRKAAELGHKKIAVTVADAETSRQVRKIEAGLGLNLLVIAVHVTGVSQEEAQGLLDNSDIVISCASKHIRELARPLVQVAAAIPLFALTQKGKELVIERAKNIESPILINTMELPVLPEHKQPKELI; the protein is encoded by the coding sequence ATGCCTCATATAATGGAAATGATGGGGAAAGCCAGAGTAGTCGTAAAAGACGGGAAGGTCATGGAAGTCGGGGCTCCTGAAGTGGAATGGTGCCCTCTCTTTGTCAAGCTGCGAGGGGTTCAGAAGATGACCCCGGAAGAAATCCGGAAAAACATGGAGGTCCGCATCAGCGAGTTGGGAATGTTTACGGAAAGACGCAAGCTCGAATTTGAAACAACCGTTGTTGCCTTCGGGGCCTCCGAAGTTATGATGAGCGGCCTCAAGAACGGTTTCCTTGATACAACCGTAACCGCCTGTGACGGCGCAGGAACCGTGATCTCCAGCAACCCGGCGCTGGTCCAGGGAATAGGAGCCAGGATGTCCGGCCTTATTGAAACCGAGCCGATAGATGCGGTTATCAAAGGAATAGAAGAACGGGGCGGAACCGTACTTTCCCCCTCGACTGCAGCCATCGACCCTGCAGGCGGGGTAAGAAAAGCTGCAGAACTTGGCCATAAAAAAATTGCCGTTACGGTTGCAGATGCGGAAACCTCCAGACAAGTCCGGAAAATAGAAGCAGGACTGGGACTTAACCTGCTGGTTATTGCAGTACATGTAACGGGTGTCAGTCAAGAAGAAGCTCAGGGGCTGCTGGATAACTCGGATATTGTTATCAGTTGCGCTTCCAAACATATCAGGGAGCTTGCAAGACCTCTTGTGCAGGTGGCAGCAGCGATTCCTCTTTTTGCGCTCACGCAGAAAGGAAAGGAACTGGTGATTGAGAGGGCCAAGAATATTGAAAGCCCCATTCTGATCAATACGATGGAACTGCCGGTTTTGCCGGAGCATAAACAGCCGAAAGAACTAATTTAA
- a CDS encoding MTH865 family protein: MTVRDDIHGQIVAGLKGAKFPINTPEELLAAFPAGADTTCRSGDLAVTAGEAGKLLTAADFPFKDAKQVADTIVDRAGL; encoded by the coding sequence ATGACTGTAAGAGATGATATTCACGGACAGATTGTTGCAGGCCTTAAAGGCGCAAAGTTTCCTATAAACACACCCGAAGAATTACTCGCTGCATTCCCTGCCGGCGCAGACACCACATGCAGATCAGGCGACCTTGCCGTTACTGCAGGGGAAGCTGGCAAATTGTTAACAGCAGCCGATTTCCCTTTTAAAGATGCAAAACAGGTGGCAGACACAATTGTTGACAGAGCAGGGCTTTAA
- a CDS encoding tyrosine-type recombinase/integrase — protein sequence MNDLDRFREKFENERDEYHPDNYRLLQRHFRKIANNAKLSDRTRENHYITLTRFGKWCKKPFGELTEDDILDYCEYLANSKRIVKGKQVKYNASTLYYYKSGLKRLLKDIKPELCKSLEIKTVSKIKAPSDMLTEEEIEKLLDACLNARDRALISTAYESGARRKELLSVKIRHVTFDQNGAVLFIPDSKTFERRVRLVFSSSYLRAWLDVHPRKNDQDAPVFCSLRSPFNVISHMGIVDQLKDLEKRSGIKKHLTMHLFRHSAATKMAKHLTEQQMKIALGWQPNSGMASVYVHLSGKDIDNAILKMNGIDTEEEDTNNKLKVTKCPRCREIQDSKASFCFKCGLPLNKEFSENIDSDFQQVTKNIIDFNDPDVKAQLLEFLTKNK from the coding sequence ATGAATGATTTAGACAGATTCAGAGAAAAATTTGAAAATGAGCGTGATGAATACCACCCGGATAATTACCGATTGCTGCAAAGACATTTCCGCAAAATTGCCAACAATGCAAAGTTAAGTGACCGGACGCGAGAAAACCACTATATCACGCTTACACGGTTTGGTAAGTGGTGCAAGAAGCCATTCGGAGAGCTCACAGAGGATGATATTCTAGACTATTGCGAGTATCTTGCAAATTCCAAAAGAATAGTAAAAGGGAAACAGGTAAAATACAATGCATCAACCCTTTATTATTACAAATCAGGACTTAAAAGACTGCTTAAAGACATCAAGCCAGAACTATGCAAAAGTCTTGAAATAAAGACCGTAAGCAAGATTAAAGCTCCTTCTGATATGTTGACAGAGGAAGAGATCGAAAAGCTTCTTGACGCTTGCCTCAATGCCCGTGATCGTGCCCTTATTTCTACGGCTTATGAGAGTGGGGCAAGACGAAAAGAACTATTAAGCGTGAAAATCCGGCATGTGACCTTTGATCAAAATGGAGCTGTCCTTTTTATCCCTGACAGTAAGACCTTTGAACGTAGGGTACGCCTGGTATTCTCAAGTTCATACCTCAGGGCATGGCTGGACGTGCACCCAAGAAAAAACGATCAGGATGCACCAGTTTTCTGCTCTCTGAGGTCACCATTTAATGTTATATCTCACATGGGAATAGTCGACCAACTAAAGGATCTTGAGAAACGATCCGGGATTAAAAAACATCTTACAATGCACCTGTTTAGGCACTCAGCAGCCACAAAAATGGCAAAACACCTCACAGAGCAACAGATGAAAATAGCACTTGGTTGGCAGCCTAATAGTGGTATGGCGAGCGTGTACGTACATTTGTCAGGTAAGGATATTGATAATGCAATTCTTAAGATGAATGGAATCGACACGGAAGAGGAAGACACCAACAATAAATTGAAGGTAACAAAATGTCCGAGATGCCGGGAAATACAAGACTCAAAAGCCTCTTTTTGTTTTAAATGTGGGCTTCCACTTAATAAAGAGTTTTCCGAGAATATTGATTCTGATTTCCAACAAGTCACAAAAAATATTATAGATTTTAATGATCCTGATGTTAAGGCACAATTATTAGAGTTTTTAACTAAAAATAAATAG
- a CDS encoding tyrosine-type recombinase/integrase — MGEITAIKLTSIYEPPDDERLISLFTSDCIGRGYSKRTIEGYVSHAKFFLQMCGVNAGFTELEGFLVHIRDERQYTLATCNNYFASLSTFFDFLEFKHIIERNNIPTFRKRYLRSYKKYHTPETRQLITIEDMAKLVKVPGYPMYQALIIFLAKTGIRRNELITLDRADIDLEKCTVRLKKTAKRSNRIVFFDSETKVFMEEYLNKRHDKEKALFIGKQNGHRIQRNLVYNVVTSAASSIGLHNPDGRLEEHFTPHCCRHWFTTWLRRSGMERTFIQELRGDSRGEAIDVYDHIEKDELREAYLKCIPQLGIKP, encoded by the coding sequence ATGGGTGAAATAACAGCTATTAAGCTAACTAGTATCTATGAGCCACCGGATGATGAAAGACTTATAAGTTTATTCACTTCCGATTGTATCGGGAGAGGCTACTCTAAAAGAACAATAGAAGGATACGTAAGTCATGCTAAGTTTTTCCTTCAAATGTGTGGAGTGAATGCAGGATTTACAGAGCTTGAAGGGTTCCTTGTTCACATAAGAGATGAAAGACAATACACACTAGCAACCTGTAACAATTACTTTGCTTCACTAAGTACCTTTTTTGACTTCCTTGAATTCAAGCACATAATCGAGAGAAATAACATTCCCACGTTCAGAAAACGCTATCTAAGAAGCTACAAAAAATATCATACACCGGAAACAAGGCAATTGATTACCATTGAAGACATGGCAAAGCTTGTCAAAGTACCAGGTTACCCCATGTATCAAGCATTGATAATCTTTTTAGCGAAAACTGGTATCAGAAGAAATGAATTAATTACCCTTGATCGAGCTGACATAGACTTAGAAAAGTGTACGGTAAGACTCAAGAAGACAGCTAAAAGGTCAAATCGTATAGTATTCTTTGACTCTGAAACTAAAGTCTTCATGGAAGAGTACCTTAACAAGAGGCATGACAAAGAAAAAGCATTATTCATAGGCAAGCAAAACGGTCACCGTATACAAAGAAATTTAGTATACAATGTAGTCACGTCTGCCGCTTCCTCTATAGGACTTCATAACCCTGATGGGAGACTTGAAGAACATTTTACCCCTCATTGCTGCCGGCACTGGTTCACTACGTGGCTTAGACGTTCAGGTATGGAAAGGACATTCATTCAAGAATTAAGGGGAGATTCGAGAGGCGAAGCAATAGACGTGTACGACCACATAGAAAAGGATGAACTAAGAGAAGCTTATTTAAAATGTATTCCTCAGTTGGGCATTAAGCCCTGA
- a CDS encoding ATP-dependent nuclease: MISSIKIKGFRGFAEEQELKLSIPDGKKGSGLTVIVGPNNGGKSTIIEAFKAVSSRSDISFSEGQRNKVVGSRVEITLQTCDKKKIDGKYFHTYILKTHSAGGSEAERTFRIDDLPIIVLPSRRFFNPYSNKASYGGDRLRALSKSIMLKPRGQPIDAEDNGLFDLVKDPELKGTFDDLLEKVLGYRLSWTIDLSNAGDYYVKICQQNVDHDSDGLGEGLVSLLFLVEALLNSLPGKLLVIDEPELSLHPELQRNLLEVILKHTKDKQVLYATHSPEMVSIESILNGGTLCRVAKQGNTSKIHKLDLDDDTKKFLENSIENINFPHVFGYDARSCFFLGDGVLIVEGQEDVVLLKKALRLLDIKGKINFFGFGAGGAGNIKYILAILSSLGFERICCLYDGNKKAEKDDVEKRFQQYYFELLNANDIRDKECELRSKCNFLKDENYCKDCQNRITKGIFDIHRKEIDKDYSDGLKEILERIQVNLSC, encoded by the coding sequence ATGATTTCAAGTATTAAAATTAAAGGGTTTCGCGGTTTTGCAGAAGAACAAGAGTTGAAGCTATCTATACCTGATGGAAAGAAAGGATCTGGACTTACAGTAATAGTTGGTCCTAATAACGGAGGGAAGTCAACGATTATTGAGGCTTTTAAAGCGGTTTCTTCAAGGAGTGATATCAGCTTTTCGGAAGGGCAAAGGAACAAAGTAGTCGGAAGTAGAGTTGAGATAACACTACAGACATGTGATAAAAAGAAAATAGACGGAAAATATTTTCATACATATATTTTAAAAACTCACTCTGCTGGTGGATCTGAAGCAGAAAGAACTTTTAGAATTGACGATTTACCAATTATCGTATTGCCGTCCAGGAGATTCTTTAACCCATATTCTAATAAAGCGTCATATGGTGGTGACAGGCTTCGGGCACTATCCAAATCAATTATGCTTAAACCTAGAGGGCAACCAATTGATGCTGAAGATAACGGATTGTTTGATTTGGTTAAAGACCCAGAACTGAAAGGAACGTTTGATGATCTTTTGGAGAAGGTCCTAGGATATAGATTAAGCTGGACAATTGACTTAAGCAATGCTGGAGATTATTATGTTAAAATTTGCCAACAAAACGTCGATCACGACTCAGATGGATTAGGTGAAGGGCTTGTCAGTCTTCTTTTTTTAGTAGAAGCTTTATTAAATTCCTTGCCGGGTAAACTTCTTGTCATCGATGAACCTGAATTGTCTTTACATCCAGAGCTACAGAGGAATCTCTTAGAAGTAATTCTTAAACACACTAAGGACAAACAAGTTTTGTACGCTACACATTCCCCTGAAATGGTTTCTATTGAATCTATTCTGAATGGAGGAACTCTTTGTAGAGTAGCAAAACAAGGGAACACTTCAAAAATACATAAATTGGACTTAGACGACGATACTAAAAAATTCTTGGAAAATTCAATTGAAAACATAAATTTTCCACACGTCTTTGGTTACGATGCTAGATCATGTTTTTTTCTAGGCGATGGAGTGTTAATTGTAGAAGGTCAGGAAGATGTGGTGCTTTTAAAGAAAGCCTTACGATTGTTGGATATTAAGGGTAAAATTAATTTTTTCGGTTTTGGTGCTGGTGGAGCTGGAAATATCAAATATATTTTGGCAATCTTAAGTTCATTGGGTTTTGAAAGAATTTGTTGTTTATATGATGGGAATAAAAAAGCCGAAAAAGATGATGTAGAGAAAAGATTCCAACAGTATTATTTTGAGTTGCTGAATGCAAATGATATCCGAGATAAAGAATGCGAACTTCGAAGTAAATGTAATTTTCTAAAAGATGAGAATTATTGCAAAGACTGTCAAAATCGTATAACAAAGGGAATTTTTGACATACACAGAAAGGAGATAGATAAGGATTACAGCGATGGGTTAAAAGAGATATTAGAGAGAATCCAAGTAAATCTCAGCTGTTGA
- a CDS encoding DUF927 domain-containing protein, which produces MASLREQLLEWYNKIPYNSELDSVNLNFEIVEVMIQSEELRTLFSYAPSWGLQDLEKLALILKKYRFVAWEVFKIIETYSPTTWDNEKEAIEQRINEIMNTPNEQETDVFNIDFNLYPFRVSKNGIEVLNNNKDIEDYDVISETPIVISATGVNLDDETFLYQCTYRNVIGDYNTKWVLPSDILSSDIKKLANLGLHINSNDSKYLLTYFKKMVKYVRWMPKEYTALRTGWKKDCAIFIIGNNSYSADGKRDIIPIDEVMGEMYTQKGNRDEWIKIIAPMLDYDITRIKCYSVVAAMILKIIDAPSFILHQYFESSGSKTLTTKIALSLIGNPELLCRSANSTDIGIEQTAIQNTDVVLAFDETTRNPQFRQNVYNLVNGVSRNRGTIKNNEVRAANVVTWRNVTISTGEYPLTQSDSSATGEMVRILEIFDGVPKIDENRIREIEETVRSHYGFFLDDIIEVIISYQKILKNRYNVIRDKFEVASTPFAARKKNYYAALTLGGQILENVLMKYQIPHKNAFEICKKYYISTVINDETIPYYIRALDAVYSWHVRNRRSFEYSNKLDPYSTTTAKGIEIKGWVTAAGVIYDEGALRKYLGSINQNFDRAIKEWDKEGILTKRTDGKTKKYCTTVNGQTARGYYIKFEKIYDVLKIKKKDIEIEEDLNKQECEDIEELKGSKENSRVNLKRICEGFIVERPDLNNVTRTSEEVAKEFIKTDDGKDCSFHYGFQDIVKMFSKIKQRSK; this is translated from the coding sequence ATGGCTTCATTACGCGAGCAGCTGTTAGAATGGTATAATAAAATTCCATACAATTCAGAGTTAGACTCCGTAAATCTCAATTTTGAAATCGTGGAGGTTATGATCCAGTCCGAAGAGTTAAGAACTTTGTTTTCGTATGCTCCTTCGTGGGGTCTTCAAGATCTTGAAAAGTTAGCTTTGATCTTAAAAAAATATAGATTTGTAGCATGGGAAGTTTTCAAAATCATCGAAACATATTCTCCTACCACATGGGATAATGAAAAAGAAGCTATAGAACAGAGAATAAACGAAATAATGAATACTCCAAACGAACAGGAAACAGATGTATTCAACATTGATTTTAACCTTTACCCATTCAGGGTGTCCAAAAACGGAATTGAGGTACTTAATAATAATAAAGATATAGAAGATTATGATGTGATATCAGAAACCCCTATTGTGATATCTGCAACAGGTGTAAATTTAGATGATGAAACTTTTCTCTATCAATGTACTTACAGAAACGTAATAGGCGACTATAATACTAAGTGGGTATTGCCTTCTGATATCCTATCCTCTGATATTAAAAAACTTGCGAATCTAGGATTACATATCAATAGCAATGATTCAAAATACTTATTAACATATTTTAAAAAGATGGTAAAGTATGTAAGATGGATGCCAAAGGAATATACAGCACTGCGGACCGGTTGGAAGAAAGACTGTGCAATATTTATTATTGGTAATAATTCGTACTCAGCAGATGGGAAGAGAGATATTATACCAATTGATGAAGTTATGGGGGAAATGTATACTCAGAAAGGAAATAGAGATGAGTGGATAAAAATAATAGCTCCAATGTTGGATTATGATATAACCCGCATAAAATGCTATTCAGTGGTTGCAGCTATGATTTTGAAAATCATTGACGCCCCATCATTCATACTACACCAATACTTCGAAAGCTCCGGATCAAAAACACTAACGACAAAAATAGCACTTTCATTAATAGGGAATCCGGAATTACTATGTAGAAGTGCAAACAGCACAGATATCGGGATCGAACAAACAGCAATACAGAACACAGATGTTGTTTTGGCGTTTGACGAGACTACCAGAAACCCCCAGTTCAGGCAAAATGTGTACAACCTGGTAAACGGAGTAAGTCGAAACCGAGGTACGATTAAGAATAATGAAGTGCGTGCAGCTAATGTAGTTACCTGGCGAAATGTGACTATTTCAACAGGGGAGTATCCGTTAACGCAGTCAGATAGTTCTGCTACGGGTGAAATGGTCCGTATTCTGGAAATATTCGATGGGGTACCCAAAATAGACGAAAATCGCATCCGCGAAATTGAAGAAACTGTTAGAAGTCATTATGGGTTTTTCTTGGATGATATAATAGAAGTGATAATTTCATACCAGAAAATTCTGAAAAACCGGTACAACGTGATAAGGGATAAATTTGAAGTCGCATCTACACCTTTCGCAGCTCGCAAAAAAAATTACTACGCGGCTCTAACACTCGGAGGTCAAATATTAGAGAATGTTTTAATGAAGTACCAAATACCTCATAAAAATGCTTTTGAGATCTGCAAAAAATATTATATTTCAACTGTCATTAATGACGAAACCATCCCATATTACATCCGAGCTCTGGACGCTGTTTATTCCTGGCATGTGAGGAATAGGCGGTCCTTTGAATACAGTAACAAACTAGATCCGTATAGCACGACGACAGCTAAAGGAATTGAGATAAAGGGATGGGTTACTGCTGCAGGAGTAATATATGATGAAGGAGCCCTACGGAAATATTTAGGAAGTATAAATCAGAATTTTGACCGTGCTATCAAAGAATGGGATAAAGAAGGCATATTAACAAAGCGTACTGATGGAAAAACCAAGAAATACTGTACGACTGTAAACGGGCAGACCGCGAGAGGATATTATATTAAATTTGAAAAAATATACGATGTATTGAAAATAAAAAAGAAAGATATAGAGATAGAAGAAGATCTTAATAAACAAGAATGTGAAGACATAGAAGAACTAAAGGGATCCAAAGAGAACTCAAGAGTAAATTTAAAAAGAATTTGTGAGGGTTTCATTGTAGAACGGCCCGATTTAAATAACGTGACGAGAACATCTGAAGAAGTTGCAAAAGAATTTATCAAAACTGATGATGGGAAAGACTGTTCATTTCATTACGGATTCCAGGATATCGTAAAAATGTTCTCAAAAATAAAGCAGAGATCTAAATAA